From Vigna unguiculata cultivar IT97K-499-35 chromosome 5, ASM411807v1, whole genome shotgun sequence, the proteins below share one genomic window:
- the LOC114182923 gene encoding protein SRG1-like, whose translation MSLNAHEDLATEVEESPSFPPSISLDNVQEMVRNNPFQVPERYLASQEELEKANYMPHLSSEIPVINLELLLNGNKEELLKLDVACKEWGFFQIVNHGMQK comes from the exons ATGAGTCTGAATGCACATGAAGATCTAGCAACTGAAGTGGAGGAATCACCCTCTTTTCCTCCGTCTATATCATTAGATAACGTTCAAGAAATGGTAAGGAATAATCCTTTTCAGGTTCCTGAAAGATATTTGGCCAGTCAAGAAGAATTGGAGAAAGCCAACTATATGCCTCACCTTTCATCTGAGATCCCTGTTATTAATTTAGAATTGCTCTTAAATGGAAACAAGGAGGAGTTGTTGAAGTTGGACGTAGCATGCAAAGAATGGGGTTTTTTTCAG ATTGTAAATCATGGAATGCAAAAATAA
- the LOC114185360 gene encoding auxin response factor 9-like: MSLHRGEGDELYEQLWKACAGPHVEIPRAGQRVFYFPQGHMEQLEVSTNQELNQRIPLFKLPSEILCRVVNVHLLAEPETDEVYAQITLVPENNQTEPTSPDPCPSEVPRPRVHSFCKVLTASDTSTHGGFSVLRKHATECLPALDMSKSTPTQELVAKDLHGYEWRFKHIFRGQPRRHLLTTGWSTFVTSKRLVAGDTFVFLRGSNGELRVGVRRLTPVQSSMPSSVISSQSMHLGVLATASHAVATQTLFVVYYKPRTSQFIVSVNKYLEAINQKCNVGMRLKMRLEGDDSTETDKRISGTVIGVEDISPHWVNSKWRSLKVQWDEPTSFPRPDRVSPWEIEPILASVPTKISSQTVVIKNKRPRQASEVSDLGDTPLIAPTFWDPGLTQSDITQLGVMDESKRSESSAHMWHHNNNNSSNGISMNQRKASWLSSPSPSPTSKAHSERLNSDHCLDQVDKEISKVEPATGCRLFGIELIDHTRSNSLSVDHASAVASEGRTDANHESDISKASKEWKQEQPQVSPKETQNKQICSRSCTKVQMQGVAVGRAVDLTTLDGYEQLVDELEKMFDIKRQLQHRNKWEIVFTDDEGDMMLVGDDPWPEFCNMVRRIFICSSQDVHKLSSGSKLPISSIEETVISSDTAET; this comes from the exons ATGTCGTTGCACCGTGGTGAAGGAGATGAGCTCTACGAGCAACTGTGGAAGGCGTGTGCAGGACCCCATGTGGAAATTCCTCGTGCAGGCCAAAGGGTCTTCTACTTCCCTCAGGGACACATGGAACAG TTAGAAGTATCAACAAATCAGGAACTAAATCAAAGGATTCCACTGTTCAAACTTCCCTCCGAGATCCTTTGTCGTGTCGTCAACGTCCATTTACTG GCCGAACCAGAAACAGATGAGGTTTATGCACAGATTACTCTGGTGCCGGAAAATAAT CAAACTGAGCCTACAAGCCCTGATCCGTGCCCTTCTGAAGTTCCAAGGCCAAGAGTTCACTCCTTCTGCAAGGTATTAACCGCTTCTGATACAAGCACCCATGGTGGCTTCTCTGTCCTTCGGAAGCATGCTACTGAATGTCTTCCAGCATTG GACATGTCGAAATCAACCCCAACTCAAGAATTGGTTGCTAAGGATCTTCATGGATATGAATGGCGCTTTAAGCATATATTTAGAg GTCAACCTCGTAGACACTTGCTCACAACCGGATGGAGTACTTTTGTGACTTCCAAGAGATTAGTTGCTGGAGACACCTTTGTGTTTCTGAG AGGGAGCAACGGAGAACTGCGAGTTGGAGTGAGGCGTCTTACTCCCGTTCAAAGCAGCATGCCATCATCTGTGATTTCTAGTCAGAGCATGCACCTAGGAGTTCTTGCAACTGCATCTCATGCTGTAGCAACTCAGACACTTTTTGTTGTATATTATAAGCCAAG GACAAGCCAGTTTATTGTAAGTGTGAACAAGTACTTGGAGGCTATCAACCAAAAATGTaatgttggcatgagattgaAGATGAGGCTTGAAGGGGATGATTCTACTGAAACAGACAAAAG AATTTCGGGCACAGTAATCGGAGTAGAGGATATTTCCCCTCATTGGGTAAATTCAAAATGGCGATCACTCAAG GTTCAATGGGATGAACCTACGTCTTTTCCAAGACCTGATAGAGTTTCACCATGGGAGATAGAACCCATTCTGGCTTCTGTACCTACAAAAATATCATCTCAAACTGTtgttataaagaataaaaggcCTCGACAAGCAAGTGAAGTTTCAGATCTTG GAGACACACCATTAATTGCGCCTACTTTCTGGGATCCTGGTCTGACACAGTCTGATATTACACAACTTGGTGTTATGGACGAAAGCAAAAGGAGTGAAAGTAGTGCTCACATGTGGCATCATAACAATAACAACAGCAGCAACGGTATATCAATGAATCAGAGAAAAGCAAGTTGGCtgtcttctccttctccttcgcCTACTTCAAAAGCTCACTCCGAAAGATTGAACAGTGACCATTGCCTTGACCAGGTTGACAAGGAGATCAGCAAAGTAGAGCCTGCAACAGGGTGCAGATTGTTTGGAATTGAACTTATTGATCATACAAGGAGCAACTCTCTTTCTGTAGATCATGCATCTGCAGTAGCATCTGAGGGCAGAACTGATGCAAACCACGAGTCTGATATCTCAAAGGCTTCCAAAGAATGGAAACAAGAACAGCCACAAGTATCCCCAAAAGAGACTCAAAACAAGCAAATTTGTAGCAGAAGTTGCACTAAG GTTCAAATGCAGGGGGTTGCAGTGGGTCGTGCTGTGGACTTGACCACATTGGATGGTTATGAACAACTTGTAGATGAATTGGAGAAGATGTTCGACATAAAGAGACAGCTTCAACACAGGAACAAGTGGGAAATTGTCTTCACTGATGATGAAGGGGATATGATGCTTGTTGGTGATGATCCATGGCC TGAATTCTGTAACATGGTGAGAAGAATCTTCATTTGCTCCAGCCAGGATGTGCACAAACTGAGCTCAGGGAGCAAACTACCTATCTCTTCAATTGAAGAGACTGTAATAAGCTCAGACACAGCTGAGACCTGA